GGCCCGTGGACCACCTCATGGCCATCCCGCTCCTGGCCGACTACATCCGGTCACGGGTCGACGCCGACAACGTCACGGTCGTCTCGCCGGACACCGGACGCGTCCGCGTGGCCGAGCAGTGGGCCGAGCGCCTCGGCGGCGCCCCGCTCGCCTTCGTTCACAAGAGCCGCGACCTCACGGTGCCGAACCAGGCGGTGTCCAAGCAGGTGGTCGGGCAGGTCGAGGGCCGCACCTGCGTGCTCATCGACGACATGATCGACACCGGGGGAACCATCTCCGGGGCCGTGCAGGTGCTGAAGAACGCCGGCGCCAAGGACGTCATCATCGCCGCCACCCACGCGGTGTTCTCCGAGCCCGCCTCGCGCCGCCTGGCGGAGTCGGGTGCCCGCGAGGTCGTGGTCACCAACACGCTGCCCATCCCGTCCGAGAAGCGCTTCCCGCAGCTGACCGTGCTGTCCATCGCGCCCCTGATCGCGCGCGCCATCCGCGAGGTGTTCGACGACGGTTCGGTCACCAGCCTGTTCGACGGCAACGCGTAGTACTGCGTAGGACCACGTAGCAGGAGTTCCACGCATACTGACACGCAATCAAGCACTCAGATTCCACGTAGATATTGCGGGATTAGCAAGTAGTCTTACGGTAACTACCCGGGTGCAAAGCGAGTAGGTGGCGTGGAACTCCAGTAAGTGCTACTCGTGTAGTGCGGTGGATGCCTTCCTAGGCTCAAGGGGAACCACAGTCTCTTCGAACCCAGGAAGTGGTCCCATGGATGTAAGAATCCCTGGCGTGATCGGTATACAGCAGCTAACCTTCGTGTCGCGCAAGGCGGTGGCGAGATGAGCAGGCTGGCGGAAGCTCCATTCTTCGTTGGCAGGGCAGACGTGGTGGATGCGGTCGAGGAGGCTCTCCTCTCGACCGGATCGGTCGGTGCGGTGCTGGTCGGTGACGCAGGCGTCGGCAAGACCGCCGTCATGCAGCAGGCCCTGGCATCCCGGGCCGCCGAGCTCCTGGTGGTCCGCATCCGCGGCTCCAAGGGCTCCTACCACCAGGCGTTCCGGCCCGTGAACTTCCTGCTCTCGGAGCTGGACACGGACGTGATCGATCACCCCGTCACAGTGCTGCGGGCGGTGTCCGAGCTGCTCAACTTCCAGGCCCGCGGGCGCCGCGTGGTCCTCGCGGTGGACAACATCGAGTACCTCGACCCGTCCTCCGCCTCCCTGATCACGCAGCTGGTCCTGAACGGGACCGCCAGCGTGCTGCTGACGTCGCAGGACTTCACGGCGGCGGACTCCATGTTCGCCTCCCTGTGGCGGGAGGGCTCGCTCAAGAGGTTCGACCTCTCGCCCTTCACCGTGGCGGAGACCCGGGCCTTCCTCGAGGCCGAACTCGAAGGCCCGGTCAGCGTCGAGTGCGTGCACCTGCTCCTCCGGATGAGTGGAGGCAACGCGCGGTTCCTGCAGGCC
This genomic interval from Arthrobacter agilis contains the following:
- a CDS encoding ribose-phosphate diphosphokinase is translated as MSEITAHGEKKLVLASGRAHPELAEEIASWLGTELLPVSAYDFANGEIYVRSGESVRGTDVFVIQAHPAPLNNWLMEQLIMVDSLKRASAKRITVVSPFYPYARQDKKGRGREPISARLVADLYKTAGANRLMSVDLHTSQIQGFFDGPVDHLMAIPLLADYIRSRVDADNVTVVSPDTGRVRVAEQWAERLGGAPLAFVHKSRDLTVPNQAVSKQVVGQVEGRTCVLIDDMIDTGGTISGAVQVLKNAGAKDVIIAATHAVFSEPASRRLAESGAREVVVTNTLPIPSEKRFPQLTVLSIAPLIARAIREVFDDGSVTSLFDGNA